Proteins encoded together in one Candidatus Nitrosocaldus cavascurensis window:
- a CDS encoding NAD(P)/FAD-dependent oxidoreductase produces MKRILILGGGAGGVVVASRLSKMLKDKVSITLVDKNRYHEFRPSYLWLAMGTRKPDDIRRELILLERKGINFLNGSVKSIDAADRKVSVDDGGGGTKMLDYDYLVVALGAELRPEMLKGMEHAYHTWELDDALRFKDALAGFKGGRIVVGVASMPYRCPPAPFELALMLRYLSEQRGVDDRTEISIFHPAWNIPMEPFGPFMQKAFSNFLEQYRIRFHGNWKVDHIDGERKRIVAKDGDALDYDLAVVIPPHMPPRAVAESDIADGATGYMSVARKNLRNARYDDVFGLGDIIAPTLGIGMAGVFAHFEGDYIATQIADELSGAYMAMNYNRSGICVMDIGYAGAAVFCDFSKVIAGEAKYPECWMLGGMKAFRGIKMAFERMWFAELFGR; encoded by the coding sequence ATGAAGAGGATACTGATCCTTGGAGGTGGAGCAGGTGGTGTTGTTGTAGCCTCAAGGCTAAGTAAGATGCTCAAGGATAAGGTAAGCATCACCCTTGTAGATAAGAATAGGTACCATGAGTTCAGACCATCCTACCTCTGGCTTGCCATGGGTACAAGGAAGCCAGATGATATTAGGAGAGAACTCATCCTACTAGAGAGGAAGGGCATAAACTTCCTTAACGGTTCAGTCAAGTCCATAGATGCAGCAGATAGGAAGGTTAGTGTAGATGATGGAGGTGGAGGTACAAAGATGCTTGATTATGACTATCTTGTTGTTGCACTTGGCGCAGAGTTGAGACCTGAGATGCTTAAGGGTATGGAGCATGCATACCATACATGGGAGTTGGATGATGCCTTAAGGTTCAAGGATGCTCTTGCTGGGTTCAAGGGAGGAAGGATAGTAGTAGGGGTAGCATCAATGCCATACAGATGCCCTCCAGCACCATTTGAACTTGCATTGATGCTCCGCTACCTATCAGAGCAGAGGGGTGTTGATGATAGAACAGAGATAAGCATATTCCACCCTGCTTGGAACATTCCAATGGAGCCATTCGGCCCATTCATGCAGAAAGCATTCAGCAACTTCCTAGAGCAGTACAGGATAAGGTTCCATGGCAACTGGAAGGTAGATCACATAGATGGGGAGAGGAAGAGGATAGTAGCAAAGGATGGGGATGCTCTAGATTATGATCTTGCAGTGGTTATACCACCACACATGCCACCTAGGGCAGTTGCTGAGAGCGATATTGCTGATGGGGCAACTGGATACATGAGTGTAGCAAGGAAGAACCTAAGGAACGCTAGATACGATGATGTATTTGGATTAGGGGATATAATAGCACCTACCCTAGGTATAGGCATGGCTGGTGTATTTGCACACTTTGAAGGAGATTACATAGCTACGCAGATTGCAGATGAGTTATCTGGTGCATACATGGCAATGAACTACAACAGGAGCGGGATATGTGTTATGGATATAGGGTATGCTGGTGCTGCTGTATTCTGTGACTTCTCAAAGGTGATTGCTGGAGAGGCAAAGTACCCAGAGTGCTGGATGCTTGGAGGTATGAAGGCATTCAGAGGAATAAAGATGGCATTCGAGAGGATGTGGTTTGCAGAACTCTTTGGTAGATAG
- a CDS encoding 2-hydroxymuconate tautomerase: MPLVTISLWPGRTQQQKEELAKAITDAITKVLGSKKEHVIIVFQDIPKENWYVAGNPLT, from the coding sequence ATGCCTCTAGTAACCATATCCCTATGGCCTGGAAGAACACAGCAGCAGAAGGAAGAGCTTGCAAAGGCTATAACAGATGCAATAACCAAGGTTCTGGGTAGCAAAAAGGAGCATGTGATAATAGTCTTTCAGGATATACCTAAAGAGAACTGGTATGTTGCAGGGAATCCTTTGACATAA
- a CDS encoding carbon-nitrogen hydrolase family protein, translating into MAMNSDEGKRRRVAVVQFRSSVSKEENLEKALHYIDEASRDGASLVAFPEFTMAYSPEEQSADTLYHIAEGIDGNFVSSIRERARMGRVDVVITMYERGLHSNKVYDTALLIDSNGSIRSVYRKVHLYDALGFKESAKLLAGDEIALPVDAPIGRLGMMICYDVRFPEMSRILALLGAEVLIIPSAWVQGRMKYEHWQTMLRARAIENGCYVIAPDQVGNIYIGHSMAIDPFGGIMLDMGERDEGLGIVDVDVKHVYEVRSRLPLLRNRRVDVYARYSDTMQRYVYE; encoded by the coding sequence ATGGCTATGAATAGTGATGAAGGGAAGAGGAGGAGGGTAGCAGTTGTACAGTTCAGATCATCTGTTAGCAAGGAGGAGAACCTAGAGAAGGCTCTTCATTACATAGATGAGGCAAGTAGAGATGGTGCATCCCTTGTAGCCTTTCCAGAGTTCACCATGGCATACTCACCTGAGGAGCAGAGTGCAGATACCCTCTACCATATAGCAGAGGGCATAGATGGTAACTTTGTATCAAGCATAAGGGAGAGGGCTAGGATGGGTAGAGTTGATGTTGTAATAACGATGTATGAGAGGGGCTTGCATAGCAATAAGGTATATGATACTGCACTTCTCATAGATAGCAATGGAAGCATAAGATCTGTCTACAGGAAGGTACACCTGTACGATGCCCTTGGCTTCAAGGAGTCAGCAAAGCTTCTAGCAGGTGATGAGATAGCATTGCCTGTAGATGCACCAATAGGTAGGTTAGGCATGATGATATGCTATGATGTTAGGTTCCCAGAGATGTCAAGGATACTTGCACTCCTTGGGGCAGAGGTATTGATCATACCCTCAGCCTGGGTTCAGGGTAGGATGAAGTATGAGCATTGGCAGACTATGCTTAGGGCAAGGGCTATAGAGAATGGATGCTATGTCATTGCTCCAGATCAAGTAGGCAACATATACATAGGGCATAGCATGGCTATAGATCCCTTTGGAGGCATAATGCTGGATATGGGTGAGAGGGATGAAGGGCTTGGCATTGTTGATGTTGATGTAAAGCATGTGTATGAGGTTAGGAGCAGGCTACCATTGCTAAGAAACAGAAGGGTGGATGTATATGCTAGGTATTCAGATACAATGCAGAGATACGTGTATGAATGA
- a CDS encoding rhomboid family intramembrane serine protease — translation MFPLYDENPRTTRPYVNYALLAVNFIVFIWEVIVTRFFMDQRATITLFLNHGFVPARFLDDVSNAQFIDAGISILTSMFMHGSIMHILGNMLFLWIFGDNIEDRFGHAKYLACYLFWGFAAAMAHLAWAMGVGGEQMLIPAVGASGAISGVLGAYMVMFPHARIVTLIFFFFITTTRIPAFAYLFLWFIYQLIAAAFGAGGGVAYLAHIGGFVAGLAFGFAYKYLIRRISAGIRARVPSISNQHSEYERYPAREHILKPLRIEGIVTNRYVELLAEMPGVDERTISISVMDNSIVSIDALSEDGYRRYSGRAILRVGVNEQPESVQYINGILRVRFTRL, via the coding sequence ATGTTCCCACTCTATGATGAGAATCCTAGAACAACTAGACCTTACGTTAACTATGCACTGTTAGCAGTTAACTTCATCGTATTCATATGGGAGGTTATTGTAACAAGGTTCTTCATGGATCAAAGAGCAACTATAACGCTCTTCCTTAACCATGGGTTTGTACCAGCAAGGTTCCTTGATGATGTTAGCAATGCTCAGTTCATCGATGCTGGTATATCCATACTAACATCAATGTTCATGCATGGTAGCATAATGCATATACTTGGTAACATGCTCTTCCTCTGGATATTTGGGGATAACATAGAGGATAGGTTTGGTCATGCAAAGTACCTTGCATGCTACCTATTCTGGGGTTTTGCTGCTGCAATGGCACATCTAGCATGGGCAATGGGCGTTGGAGGGGAGCAGATGCTCATACCTGCTGTTGGTGCCTCTGGCGCAATATCTGGAGTGCTAGGAGCGTACATGGTGATGTTCCCTCATGCAAGGATTGTAACACTGATATTCTTCTTCTTCATAACAACAACGAGGATACCTGCATTTGCATACCTCTTCCTATGGTTCATATACCAGTTGATAGCAGCAGCGTTTGGTGCTGGTGGGGGAGTAGCATACCTAGCGCATATAGGAGGGTTCGTTGCTGGGCTTGCATTTGGTTTTGCGTACAAGTATTTGATAAGAAGGATAAGCGCAGGTATAAGGGCCAGGGTTCCAAGCATAAGCAATCAGCACTCAGAGTATGAGAGGTATCCTGCTAGGGAGCATATACTAAAGCCATTAAGGATAGAGGGGATAGTTACAAACAGGTATGTAGAGTTGCTTGCTGAGATGCCTGGAGTAGATGAGCGTACAATCTCAATAAGCGTTATGGATAACAGTATAGTAAGCATAGATGCTCTATCAGAGGATGGGTATAGGAGGTATTCAGGTAGAGCAATACTAAGGGTTGGTGTTAATGAGCAGCCAGAGTCAGTGCAGTACATTAACGGGATACTGCGTGTAAGGTTCACTAGGCTCTAA
- the nrdD gene encoding anaerobic ribonucleoside-triphosphate reductase, with product MNSNSNSIEPVPKRVKMIFSVMTNPNRIDILRILNSKGSLTYSDLKAQVGFKSKKESGKFAYHLRKLLKHSLVALNRAERKYVITNKGKLILNLTRQIEERSVMESGNIYVRTKDRIEEFNTHKVTQSLVRETNMPPELAQKISEEVENKVHRMQGVYLTTPLIRDIVGSILLEHGHEDYRERFSTIGIPLSEMASMLANKSYDIGMLMNNMADALLKEYHLFHILPKDIADLHLSGDINIASLSCWSMMPDTIFVNIKELLDNYNESGNSKPRLHSIDGIDDPFIKVGILCSIISRYAADEVVVYGISDVLDDGTNGITGDKFARMLMIISSSITNSRISFVLREFFDNKGVAGELLDGYAYYVKHAQLPKISIVLPNHNHDGDGNTLIAEYVDKIVDISSMGGSIAVSDGLAGSNGLRCNSECTNLVLHSLSINLPRLAYESNNDEIYFRARLVLLLKPILTALSSRKAMVEDSLKHVLPFLSDGSVMDTSMVINMVDLQSSISNVLKHDDMVDVARKVRRTLVDKSREMGYGISIAMIDDGSASRLARLDVERYGRLPTNGSDYMHGVEVHAEDMPNLDASYYTNIAALSSIFDGGITTTLDVSNVNPSVARNAITHAMNMFSFFRIVSRGVRVCNRCGSKFSTASITAMKGSSANRCPNCNAPIISIK from the coding sequence ATCAATAGTAATAGCAACAGCATCGAGCCAGTCCCTAAGCGTGTTAAGATGATATTCTCCGTTATGACAAATCCAAACAGGATAGATATACTAAGGATACTAAACTCAAAAGGTTCACTCACATACTCTGATCTAAAGGCGCAGGTAGGCTTCAAATCCAAGAAGGAGAGTGGTAAGTTTGCCTACCATCTAAGGAAGCTCTTGAAGCACTCACTTGTAGCATTGAATAGGGCTGAGAGGAAGTATGTGATAACCAACAAGGGCAAACTCATACTTAACCTAACTAGGCAGATAGAGGAGAGGTCTGTTATGGAGAGCGGGAATATATATGTAAGAACAAAGGATAGGATAGAGGAGTTCAATACCCACAAGGTAACCCAGTCCCTTGTAAGAGAGACTAATATGCCACCAGAACTTGCACAGAAGATAAGCGAAGAGGTTGAGAACAAGGTTCATAGGATGCAGGGAGTATATCTTACAACACCTCTCATAAGGGATATAGTAGGTTCCATACTCTTGGAGCATGGACATGAGGATTACAGGGAGAGGTTCTCTACCATAGGCATACCATTATCGGAGATGGCTAGCATGCTTGCTAATAAGAGTTATGATATAGGTATGTTGATGAACAACATGGCTGATGCATTGCTCAAGGAGTACCATCTCTTCCATATACTACCAAAGGATATAGCAGATCTGCATCTCTCAGGTGATATAAATATAGCAAGCTTGAGTTGTTGGAGCATGATGCCAGATACCATCTTTGTTAACATCAAGGAGTTGCTTGATAACTACAACGAGAGCGGTAATAGCAAACCAAGGTTACATAGCATAGATGGAATAGATGATCCATTCATAAAGGTTGGCATATTATGCAGCATAATTAGCAGGTATGCAGCGGATGAGGTTGTAGTGTATGGGATATCTGATGTGTTGGATGATGGTACAAATGGGATAACAGGAGATAAGTTTGCTAGAATGCTTATGATTATATCATCATCCATTACAAACTCAAGGATATCGTTTGTGCTTAGAGAGTTCTTTGATAATAAGGGTGTTGCTGGTGAACTTTTAGATGGTTATGCTTACTATGTTAAACATGCCCAACTTCCTAAAATCTCTATCGTGCTTCCCAACCATAATCATGATGGTGATGGTAATACACTCATCGCTGAGTATGTTGATAAGATTGTTGATATATCATCTATGGGTGGATCTATAGCAGTAAGCGATGGACTTGCAGGATCTAACGGGTTGAGGTGCAACAGTGAATGTACAAACCTTGTACTACATTCACTCTCAATAAACCTGCCTAGACTTGCATATGAGTCTAATAACGATGAGATATACTTTAGGGCAAGGCTTGTACTGCTACTCAAACCCATACTAACAGCACTATCCTCTAGGAAGGCTATGGTTGAAGATTCTCTGAAGCATGTACTACCCTTCCTCTCTGATGGCTCTGTGATGGATACAAGCATGGTTATAAACATGGTAGATCTACAATCATCCATATCTAATGTTCTTAAGCATGATGATATGGTAGATGTAGCAAGGAAGGTTAGAAGGACGCTAGTTGATAAGAGCAGGGAGATGGGGTATGGTATAAGCATAGCAATGATCGATGATGGAAGTGCATCAAGACTTGCTAGACTTGATGTGGAGAGGTATGGCAGGTTACCTACTAATGGGAGTGATTACATGCATGGTGTAGAGGTACATGCTGAGGATATGCCTAACCTTGATGCAAGTTACTACACCAACATAGCAGCGTTAAGCAGTATATTCGATGGTGGTATAACAACAACCCTAGATGTAAGCAATGTTAACCCTAGTGTTGCAAGGAATGCTATAACTCATGCTATGAATATGTTTAGTTTCTTTAGGATAGTAAGCAGGGGGGTAAGGGTATGCAATAGGTGTGGTTCAAAGTTCAGTACTGCTAGCATAACTGCTATGAAGGGTAGTAGCGCTAATAGATGTCCAAACTGTAATGCGCCTATTATAAGTATCAAATAA
- a CDS encoding Zn-ribbon domain-containing OB-fold protein gives MGRCMMMSISREEFVAKLKEGKVLLYRCRRCNNLQLATIVFCRKCNSDEFEVVEEKGEGKVVTFTILYVPPEGYEKYAPYGWAVVRLDSGVNISGFIDVKSAKDLPLNSRVKIVDYDGRGIVLKAEDNTSNSNSSSNSK, from the coding sequence ATGGGTAGGTGTATGATGATGAGTATTAGCAGGGAGGAGTTTGTAGCAAAGTTGAAGGAGGGTAAGGTACTCCTCTACAGGTGCAGGAGGTGCAATAATCTGCAGTTAGCAACAATAGTATTCTGTAGGAAGTGTAACTCTGATGAGTTTGAGGTTGTGGAGGAGAAGGGTGAAGGTAAGGTTGTTACATTCACCATACTCTATGTGCCTCCTGAAGGTTATGAGAAGTACGCTCCATATGGCTGGGCTGTGGTTAGACTTGACTCTGGAGTGAACATCTCTGGCTTCATAGATGTCAAGTCTGCTAAGGATCTACCACTCAACTCTAGGGTTAAGATAGTAGACTATGATGGTAGGGGTATAGTGCTAAAGGCTGAGGATAATACTAGTAATAGCAATAGCAGTAGCAATAGCAAGTAA
- a CDS encoding NAD(P)/FAD-dependent oxidoreductase: MYDVIVVGGGAAGLTAALYTARQGMSTLVLTKDIGGQAILTPSIENYPGFESISGLEFAERVKEQAERFNAEFRYEEVKGIEAAESYYLVRSTMDEYETISVILAFGKTPRDLNVPGEAKLVGKGVSYCAVCDAPLYKGKRVAVVGIGDPALDATLMLCSIAERVYLISRSSALIGHEDLMGSCSNARNVELLLRANVLEIVGDNRVKGIRVKDAQGIKDIEVDGVFIELGYIARTEWLKGLVELNEKGEIVVNKNQETSRAGIFAAGDVTDTQFKQLVISAGEGAKAGLAAYNYVQRLKGKPVVRSDWKTLLSSK; this comes from the coding sequence ATGTATGATGTGATAGTCGTTGGAGGGGGTGCTGCTGGCCTTACTGCAGCACTATACACTGCAAGACAGGGTATGAGCACACTTGTGCTTACAAAGGATATAGGAGGACAGGCAATACTTACACCAAGCATAGAGAACTATCCTGGATTTGAGAGTATAAGCGGGCTTGAGTTTGCAGAACGTGTAAAGGAGCAGGCAGAGAGGTTCAATGCTGAGTTTAGGTATGAGGAGGTTAAGGGTATAGAGGCTGCAGAGAGTTACTATCTAGTAAGGAGTACCATGGATGAGTATGAAACCATCTCAGTGATACTTGCATTTGGGAAGACACCTAGGGATCTTAACGTTCCTGGAGAGGCAAAGCTTGTAGGCAAGGGTGTATCATACTGTGCAGTATGCGATGCTCCCCTCTACAAGGGAAAGAGGGTTGCTGTAGTTGGTATAGGTGATCCTGCACTAGATGCTACGCTCATGCTATGCAGTATAGCAGAGAGAGTGTACCTTATAAGCAGGAGTTCAGCACTTATAGGGCATGAGGATCTTATGGGTTCATGCTCAAATGCTAGGAACGTTGAACTACTCTTACGTGCAAACGTGCTTGAGATAGTTGGTGATAACAGGGTTAAGGGTATAAGGGTAAAGGATGCTCAAGGTATAAAGGATATAGAGGTTGATGGGGTATTTATAGAACTAGGCTACATAGCAAGGACAGAGTGGCTAAAGGGATTGGTTGAGTTGAATGAGAAGGGTGAGATAGTTGTTAACAAGAACCAAGAGACATCTAGAGCAGGGATATTTGCTGCTGGTGATGTAACAGATACACAATTCAAGCAACTTGTGATCTCTGCTGGAGAAGGCGCAAAGGCTGGACTTGCAGCATACAACTATGTTCAGAGGCTTAAGGGCAAGCCAGTTGTAAGGTCTGACTGGAAGACACTCCTAAGCAGTAAATAG
- a CDS encoding Rieske (2Fe-2S) protein translates to MPVRVCRLEDVKDESMVLVRVDGREYVVGKHNGRVFACDAHCPHRYAYLHRGHFNDNNIVCPLHGFEFDIDTGRLVKIKPWHNGNNWPEQDPEWYRSGDLRVYRVDVGEDGYIYMHV, encoded by the coding sequence GTGCCTGTAAGGGTATGCAGGTTAGAGGATGTAAAGGATGAGTCAATGGTGCTGGTTAGGGTTGATGGGAGAGAGTATGTTGTAGGGAAGCATAATGGTAGGGTATTTGCATGTGATGCACACTGCCCCCATCGCTATGCCTATCTACATAGAGGGCATTTCAACGATAACAATATAGTCTGCCCTCTGCATGGGTTTGAGTTTGATATAGATACTGGAAGGTTGGTTAAGATAAAGCCATGGCACAATGGGAATAATTGGCCTGAACAGGATCCAGAGTGGTACAGGTCTGGTGATCTAAGGGTGTATAGGGTAGATGTTGGAGAGGATGGATATATCTATATGCATGTATAA
- the dps gene encoding DNA protection during starvation protein: MQVKEEDVVAVQVIKQAGVDVKKLLDLLIAGVSAEFTTYYYYTILRMHCVGLDGEGIKEIVEDARIEDRNHFEAMVPRIYELGGSLPEDIREFANKAACPDAKLPENWRDVKEIIKVLLAAEQCAIKSWAAVCEMTFGKDPRTYDIAQRIMQEEIEHEAWFLELLYGRPSAHFRRRFIGESPHAGQHLRTIHG, encoded by the coding sequence ATGCAGGTTAAGGAGGAGGATGTTGTTGCAGTACAGGTTATAAAGCAGGCAGGGGTTGATGTTAAGAAGTTGCTCGATCTCCTCATAGCAGGGGTTAGCGCAGAGTTCACAACCTATTATTACTACACAATCCTAAGGATGCATTGTGTAGGCCTTGATGGTGAAGGTATAAAGGAGATTGTGGAGGATGCAAGGATAGAGGATAGGAACCACTTTGAGGCTATGGTTCCAAGGATATATGAGTTGGGAGGATCCCTTCCAGAGGATATAAGGGAGTTTGCAAACAAGGCAGCATGCCCAGATGCAAAGTTGCCAGAGAACTGGAGAGATGTGAAGGAGATAATAAAGGTTCTTCTTGCTGCAGAGCAGTGTGCAATAAAGTCATGGGCAGCTGTATGTGAGATGACCTTTGGTAAGGACCCAAGGACATATGATATTGCACAGAGGATAATGCAGGAGGAGATAGAGCATGAGGCATGGTTCCTTGAACTCCTCTATGGTAGACCATCTGCGCACTTTAGGAGGAGGTTCATAGGTGAATCTCCTCACGCTGGACAGCATCTAAGAACCATACACGGTTAA
- a CDS encoding DUF1641 domain-containing protein, with product MALTLNIPEEKAEKVIRLLDMLADNSDAIESLLRTLSRLKESGMLAALEGLAEGFDEGFNYMARAEMMAAIGNLMMLLYMLSRIDQPMLFEIAEKLPKGLNLMYEEIKAPKKKASIMELLALMRSPEIFALMSAMRSMLKSISSKG from the coding sequence ATGGCACTAACACTAAACATACCAGAGGAGAAGGCTGAGAAGGTGATAAGACTGCTGGATATGCTTGCAGATAACTCTGATGCTATAGAGAGCCTGCTTAGGACACTATCAAGGCTTAAGGAGAGTGGTATGCTTGCAGCATTAGAAGGGCTTGCTGAGGGTTTTGATGAGGGCTTCAACTACATGGCTAGAGCAGAGATGATGGCTGCCATAGGGAACCTAATGATGCTACTCTACATGCTCAGCAGGATAGACCAACCTATGCTCTTTGAGATTGCAGAGAAGTTACCTAAAGGCTTGAATCTCATGTATGAGGAGATCAAGGCACCAAAGAAGAAGGCTAGCATAATGGAGTTACTTGCTCTAATGAGGAGTCCTGAGATCTTTGCACTTATGAGTGCTATGAGGAGTATGTTGAAGAGCATCTCTAGCAAGGGTTAG
- a CDS encoding thiolase domain-containing protein, which produces MNKVCVIGAGSTRYGKLSEGIVELAVNASREAIKSAGIEVRDVQYAFISNVFGVADKQVHLAPVIMSDLGIANVPGLTVESACGSGSIAFREAYANVAAGFYDVVLVVGVEKVTHTGTARSTTLFSYCSDFFYEGGNGVSFPGLFASMARAYMHKYNASEEDLALVAVKNHEHGLLNPKAHLRKRITVGDVLESPPVASPLKLLDCCPFSDGASAVILASEEYAKSHGLEYVEVIGSGRGASPATLQDREDITTIPSTRAAAQQAFKQARIEPKDVDFAEVHDCFTIAEIVDIEDLGFFPKGKGVEAVRQGITRLGGELPINPSGGLKSKGHPIGATGVGQVVEVYEQLLGRAGERQVKGAEIALTHNFGATGASCAVHIFRRA; this is translated from the coding sequence GTGAACAAGGTTTGTGTTATAGGTGCTGGTAGCACTAGGTATGGCAAACTCAGCGAGGGTATAGTTGAGTTGGCAGTGAATGCATCTAGAGAGGCTATAAAGAGCGCAGGAATAGAGGTTAGGGATGTACAGTATGCATTCATATCCAACGTATTTGGTGTTGCAGATAAGCAGGTTCATCTAGCCCCTGTTATAATGAGTGATCTAGGGATTGCTAATGTTCCAGGGCTAACAGTAGAGTCAGCATGTGGGAGTGGTTCAATAGCATTCAGGGAGGCATATGCTAACGTTGCTGCTGGCTTCTACGATGTTGTGTTAGTTGTTGGGGTTGAGAAGGTAACCCATACAGGTACTGCAAGATCAACCACACTCTTCTCATACTGCTCAGACTTCTTCTATGAGGGAGGTAATGGTGTATCATTCCCAGGGCTATTTGCATCAATGGCTAGAGCATATATGCACAAGTACAATGCAAGTGAGGAGGATCTAGCACTTGTTGCTGTGAAGAACCATGAGCATGGGCTTCTTAACCCCAAGGCGCATCTAAGGAAGAGGATAACTGTTGGGGATGTTCTAGAGTCTCCCCCAGTAGCAAGTCCATTGAAGCTCCTTGACTGCTGCCCATTCTCAGATGGTGCTAGTGCTGTGATACTTGCAAGTGAGGAGTATGCAAAGAGCCATGGTCTAGAGTATGTAGAGGTTATAGGTTCTGGAAGGGGGGCATCACCAGCAACCCTCCAGGATAGAGAGGATATAACCACAATACCAAGCACAAGGGCTGCTGCTCAACAAGCATTCAAGCAGGCAAGGATAGAGCCTAAGGATGTTGACTTTGCTGAGGTTCATGACTGCTTCACAATAGCAGAGATTGTGGATATTGAGGATCTTGGCTTCTTCCCCAAGGGCAAGGGGGTAGAGGCTGTTAGGCAAGGGATAACTAGGCTTGGAGGTGAACTACCCATAAACCCCTCTGGTGGTCTAAAGTCAAAGGGTCATCCCATAGGTGCAACTGGTGTTGGACAGGTTGTTGAGGTGTATGAGCAACTACTTGGAAGGGCAGGGGAGAGGCAGGTTAAAGGTGCAGAGATAGCATTAACACACAACTTTGGTGCAACTGGTGCTAGTTGTGCAGTGCATATATTCAGAAGGGCTTAG